Proteins encoded within one genomic window of Anopheles gambiae chromosome 3, idAnoGambNW_F1_1, whole genome shotgun sequence:
- the LOC1277725 gene encoding lactosylceramide 4-alpha-galactosyltransferase: protein MSFWLQPMRYKRRIVYVFLFLSAALYILYSCIPDPPIHNCFQIVPGDSFAAGDSLDDVQQSMPQPSDDGRNIFFHETSCLKEDGIVRLNARQACAIESAARANPEWNVYVLFAAPVGFRNHTTQPILDALLEYRNVHLRYVNLTTYANETPLEEWMASGEIFRSLYMNSHLSDVMRYLTLYKYGGTYLDLDVIVQQSFEKLEPNYAGAESVRWVAAGVMNFEPKGHGHELAEMCVRDLLANFNGKDWGNNGPGVVTRVLQKYCHTRSTAHMTRERCRHFTVYPISAFYAIGYEDYRQFFEEQYLEHALYTLNQSIVVHVWNKFSKNHPVRVGSRVAYGVLAERHCPKVYRSCGTVF, encoded by the exons ATGTCTTTCTGGCTGCAACCGATGCGATACAAACGGCGGATCGTGTAcgtgtttctgtttctttcgGCCGCACTATACATCCTGTACAGCTGCATTCCGGATCCGCCGATACACAACTGTTTCCAGATCGTCCCCGGGGACAGCTTTGCCGCCGGGGACAGCTTGGACGATGTGCAGCAGTCCATGCCGCAGCCGTCCGACGATGGGCGTAACATCTTCTTTCACGAAACATCCTGCTTGAAGGAGGACGGTATTGTGCGGCTGAACGCCCGACAAGCGTGTGCAATCGAGTCGGCTGCCCGGGCCAATCCGGAGTGGAACGTGTACGTACTGTTTGCGGCTCCGGTTGGCTTCCGGAACCACACGACACAGCCAATCCTTGACGCACTGCTCGAGTATCGCAATGTGCATCTTCGGTACGTCAACTTGACCACATACGCGAACGAAACTCCGCTGGAAGAATGGATGGCGAGTGGGGAAATCTTTCGCTCGCTGTACATGAACTCGCATCTGTCCGATGTGATGCGCTACCTGACCCTGTACAAGTACGGTGGAACGTACCTTGATCTGGATGTGATCGTGCAGCAATCGTTTGAGAAGCTGGAACCGAACTATGCCGGTGCCGAGTCGGTGCGATGGGTTGCGGCCGGCGTAATGAACTTCGAACCGAAAGGCCACGGTCACGAGCTGGCGGAAATGTGTGTTCG CGACCTGCTGGCCAACTTCAACGGAAAGGACTGGGGCAACAATGGCCCGGGAGTGGTAACGCGCGTGCTGCAAAAGTACTGCCACACTCGGTCGACGGCTCACATGACCCGGGAACGGTGCCGGCACTTTACCGTCTATCCGATCAGTGCATTTTACGCGATAGGGTACGAAGATTATCGGCAGTTTTTCGAGGAACAGTACCTGGAGCACGCCCTCTACACGCTCAATCAATCGATCGTGGTGCACGTGTGGAACAAGTTTAGCAAGAATCATCCGGTGCGGGTAGGGTCACGGGTCGCTTACGGTGTGCTAGCCGAACGGCACTGTCCCAAAGTGTACCGATCTTGCGGGACCGTTTTCTAA
- the LOC4578099 gene encoding lactosylceramide 4-alpha-galactosyltransferase, producing the protein MLSHRKCRFVLCAVGAFVLVLLLLRRIGDRQWRITPHIYSQIVQEDLEFWESYENRFFATKELHQQKSESFTAPSPTLKRVVTTTSTPTTPSPWIDTCFKIFDSNVTKGHSLHGKNILQDVQQSVPQPTDDGRNIFFHETSCLKKDGIVRLNARQACAIESAARANPEWNVYVLFAAPVGFRNRTTQPILDALLAYPNVHLRYVNLTTYANDTPLKEWMARGEILRSQYMNSHLSDVMRYLTLYKYGGTYLDLDVIVQQSFEKMKPNYAGAESPQYIAAGVINFESKGHGHELAEMCVRDLLANYNGYQWAQNGPGVITRVLVKHCHTQSITNMTQHCSEHFTVYPPSAFYAIAYWNYKQFFEEPYLKSALEALNQSIVVHLWNKLSKDNPVWVGSRVAYGVLAERYCPKVYRSCGHVF; encoded by the exons ATGCTCTCGCATAGAAAGTGTCGCTTTGTTCTATGTGCCGTTGGTGCCTTCGTTTTGGTTCTTCTGCTGTTACGTCGCATTGGTGATCGCCAGTGGAGAATTACGCCGCACATTTACTCTCAGATTGTCCAAGAAGATTTGGAATTTTGGGAATCATACGAAAACCGATTTTTTGCCACAAAAGAATTACACCAACAGAAAAGTGAATCCTTCACAGCTCCGTCTCCAACATTGAAGCGTGTCGTCACGACTACCTCCACACCAACAACTCCGAGTCCATGGATCGACACCTGTTTCAAGATCTTTGACAGTAACGTCACTAAAGGGCACAGCTTACACGGGAAAAACATACTGCAGGATGTGCAGCAGTCCGTGCCGCAGCCGACTGACGATGGGCGTAACATCTTCTTTCACGAAACATCCTGCTTGAAGAAGGACGGTATTGTGCGGCTGAATGCCCGACAAGCCTGTGCAATCGAGTCGGCTGCCCGGGCCAACCCGGAGTGGAACGTGTACGTACTGTTTGCGGCTCCAGTTGGCTTCCGGAACCGCACAACACAGCCAATCCTTGACGCACTGCTGGCGTATCCTAATGTGCATCTGCGCTATGTCAACTTGACCACATACGCAAACGACACACCGCTGAAAGAATGGATGGCGAGGGGGGAAATATTACGCTCACAGTACATGAACTCGCATCTGTCCGATGTGATGCGCTACCTGACCCTCTACAAGTATGGTGGGACGTACCTAGATCTAGATGTGATCGTGCAACAGTCTTTTGAGAAGATGAAACCGAATTATGCCGGTGCCGAGTCGCCTCAGTATATTGCTGCCGGTGTGATAAACTTCGAATCGAAAGGCCACGGTCACGAGCTGGCGGAAATGTGTGTTCG cGACCTACTGGCCAACTATAACGGTTATCAATGGGCTCAAAATGGTCCAGGGGTAATAACGCGCGTATTGGTAAAGCACTGCCATACCCAGTCGATCACTAACATGACCCAGCATTGTTCCGAGCATTTTACCGTTTATCCACCCAGCGCATTTTACGCAATAGCGTATTGGAATTATAAGCAGTTTTTTGAAGAACCGTACCTAAAATCGGCCCTTGAGGCGCTCAATCAATCGATCGTGGTGCACCTGTGGAACAAGCTGAGTAAAGACAATCCGGTGTGGGTTGGGTCACGGGTCGCTTACGGTGTGCTAGCCGAACGGTACTGCCCCAAAGTTTACCGGTCTTGTGGGCACGTTTTCTAA
- the LOC133393720 gene encoding lactosylceramide 4-alpha-galactosyltransferase-like, with product MFSHRKCRFVLYTVGAFVLVLLLLRRIGDRQWRITPYIYSQIVQEDLEFWESYENRFFATKELHQQKSESFTAPSPTLKRVVTTTSTPTTPSPWIDTCFKIFDSNVTTDNGIHEKNILEDVQQSIPQPTDDGRNIFFHETSCLKKDGIVRLNARQACAIESAARANPEWNVYVLFAAPVGFRNRTTQPILDALLEYPNVHLRYVNLTTYANDTPLKEWMARGEILRSQYMNSHLSDVMRYLTLYKYGGTYLDLDVIVQQSFEKLEPNYAGAESPQYIAAGVINFESKGYGHELAEMCVRDLLANYNGYQWAQNGPGVITRVLVKHCQTHSITNMTRHCSQHFTVYPPSAFYAIAYGNYKNFFEEPYLKSVLDALNQSIVVHLWNKLSKDNPVWVGSRVAYGVLAERHCPKVYGSCGHVF from the exons ATGTTCTCACATAGAAAGTGTCGCTTTGTTCTTTATACCGTTGGTGCCTTCGTTTTGGTTCTTCTGCTGTTACGTCGAATTGGTGATCGCCAGTGGAGAATTACGCCGTACATTTACTCTCAGATTGTCCAAGAAGATTTGGAATTTTGGGAATCATACGAAAACCGATTTTTTGCCACAAAAGAATTACACCAACAGAAAAGTGAATCCTTCACAGCTCCGTCTCCAACATTGAAGCGTGTCGTCACGACTACCTCCACACCAACAACTCCGAGTCCATGGATCGACACCTGTTTCAAGATCTTTGATAGTAATGTCACTACCGATAACGGCATACACGAGAAAAACATACTGGAGGATGTGCAGCAGTCCATACCGCAGCCGACTGACGATGGGCGTAACATCTTCTTTCATGAAACATCCTGCTTGAAGAAGGACGGTATCGTGCGGCTGAATGCCCGACAAGCGTGTGCAATCGAGTCGGCTGCCCGGGCCAACCCGGAGTGGAACGTGTACGTACTGTTTGCGGCTCCAGTTGGCTTCCGGAACCGCACAACACAGCCAATCCTTGACGCACTGCTCGAGTATCCTAATGTGCATCTGCGCTACGTTAACTTGACTACATACGCAAACGACACACCGCTTAAAGAATGGATGGCGAGGGGGGAAATATTACGCTCACAGTACATGAACTCGCATCTGTCCGATGTGATGCGCTACCTGACCCTCTACAAGTATGGTGGGACATACCTTGATCTGGATGTGATCGTGCAACAGTCTTTTGAGAAGCTGGAACCGAACTATGCCGGTGCCGAGTCGCCTCAGTACATTGCTGCCGGTGTGATTAACTTCGAATCGAAAGGATACGGTCATGAGCTGGCGGAAATGTGTGTTCG cGACCTACTGGCCAACTATAACGGTTATCAATGGGCTCAAAATGGTCCAGGGGTAATAACGCGCGTATTGGTAAAGCACTGCCAAACGCATTCCATCACCAACATGACCCGGCATTGTTCCCAGCACTTTACCGTTTATCCACCCAGCGCATTTTACGCGATAGCGTATGGAAATTATAAGAACTTTTTTGAAGAACCGTACCTAAAATCAGTCCTCGACGCGCTCAATCAATCGATCGTGGTGCACCTGTGGAACAAGCTGAGTAAAGACAATCCGGTGTGGGTTGGGTCACGGGTCGCTTACGGTGTGCTAGCCGAACGGCACTGCCCCAAAGTGTACGGATCTTGTGGGCACGTTTTCTAA
- the LOC3291688 gene encoding lactosylceramide 4-alpha-galactosyltransferase, which produces MIRLLRLFSVNTCKMFSRRKCRFVLCTVGTLVFLLIFRLIWDNSSTYTPHMYSEIVNEVSEFRQGSGYFSYSCIKLKPIIGITRPSPTPTSSPIRSSTYDAQHSTAKDLYQQASESFKTPSPASTTPSPWIDTCFKIFDLNATTENGIHEKNILEDVQQSMPQPTDDGRNIFFHETSCWKDGIVRLNARQACAIESAARANPEWNVYVLFAAPVGFRNRTTQPILDALLEYRNVHLRYVNLTTYANDTPLKEWMAKGDILQSQYMNSHLSDVMRYLTLYKYGGTYLDLDVIVQQSFEKLEPNYAGAESFDLINSAVMNLESKGHGHELAETCVRDLLTNFNGNDWVNNGPGVITRVLQEHCRTQSIAEMTRHCSRHFTVYPSSVFYAIEYWNYELLFEEQCLEEALVAFNRSIVVHLWNKLSKDSPVRVGSRVAYGVLAERHCPKVYGSCGPVF; this is translated from the exons ATGATACGGCTACTCAGGCTCTTCAGCGTGAACACATGTAAAATGTTTTCGCGTAGAAAGTGTCGCTTTGTTCTATGTACTGTTGGTACATTAGTTTTTCTTCTGATATTTCGTCTGATTTGGGATAATAGTTCGACCTACACGCCGCACATGTACTCTGAGATTGTCAACGAAGTATCGGAATTTCGGCAGGGCAGTGGATACTTCTCCTATTCTTGCATAAAATTAAAGCCTATCATTGGGATCACCAGACCCTCACCAACTCCAACGAGTTCACCAATACGCAGCTCCACATACGACGCTCAACACTCGACTGCGAAAGACTTGTACCAACAGGCAAGTGAATCATTCAAAACGCCTTCTCCAGCATCAACAACTCCGAGTCCATGGATCGACACCTGTTTCAAGATCTTCGACCTTAACGCCACTACCGAGAACGGTATACACGAGAAAAACATACTGGAGGATGTGCAGCAGTCCATGCCGCAACCGACCGACGATGGCCGTAACATCTTCTTTCACGAAACATCCTGCTGGAAGGACGGTATCGTGCGCCTGAACGCCCGACAAGCGTGTGCAATAGAGTCGGCTGCCCGGGCCAACCCGGAGTGGAACGTGTACGTACTGTTTGCAGCCCCGGTTGGCTTCCGGAACCGCACAACACAGCCAATCCTTGACGCACTGCTGGAGTATCGTAATGTGCATCTGCGCTATGTCAATTTGACCACATACGCAAACGACACACCGCTGAAAGAATGGATGGCGAAGGGCGATATACTACAGTCACAGTACATGAACTCTCATCTGTCCGATGTGATGCGCTATCTGACCCTCTACAAGTATGGTGGAACGTACCTTGATCTGGATGTGATCGTGCAACAGTCTTTTGAGAAGCTGGAACCGAACTATGCCGGTGCCGAAtcgtttgatttgattaatTCCGCTGTAATGAACTTAGAATCAAAAGGCCACGGTCACGAACTAGCGGAAACGTGTGTTCG tgaCCTGCTGACCAACTTCAACGGCAATGATTGGGTTAATAATGGACCAGGGGTGATAACGCGCGTATTGCAAGAGCACTGTCGCACCCAGTCGATCGCTGAAATGACCCGGCATTGTTCCCGACACTTTACCGTCTATCCATCGAGCGTATTTTACGCGATTGAGTATTGGAATTATGAGCTTTTATTCGAAGAACAGTGCCTGGAGGAGGCCCTCGTTGCGTTCAACCGATCGATCGTGGTGCACCTTTGGAACAAGCTGAGTAAAGACAGTCCGGTGCGGGTTGGGTCACGGGTCGCATACGGTGTGCTAGCCGAACGGCACTGTCCCAAAGTGTACGGGTCTTGTGGGCCCGTCTTCTAA